The region CCTGTGTGAATTCTCTGGTGTTTGGTCACGTCGGAGCTGTGTCTGAACGTCTTCCCACACTGAGTGCACTGGAAGGGCTTCTCTCCGGTGTGGACTCTCTGGTGGCGAATGTGGTCGGTCTTGTGCTTAAAGATGCGCCCACACTCGCTGCATTCGTGGGGCTTCTTCCTCTGGAAGGGAGGGACAGGGGAACCCCCTCCAAGTCATCTTTAAACGAAGCATCGAAGGCCTCAAACGTGTTCCTCATCATCAGGACTCAGGCTGGGCTCTTTACTTTGCTTTTTAGCCAAAGTGGATCTCTGGTTTGGCCTTTTTTTCCCAGACATTCTCCCTTCTTTGGGAGTGCCCTTCTGCACGCCTGCTTCTTCCTGTGGggtctgtgtcttctcttttttgccTGTGGGCCTTTCCATCCTTCTTGttcccaggagagaggaaggacaaCTAGAAGGCAGCCAGGGCCAAGGAGGATGGCCGGCAGCAAAATGCTCCAGCCTTATGAACTTCTTTGTAACTCTGCTTCTTCAGAAAGGTCTTGCCTTAGACACAACTCTTCATTTTTCCGACCTTGCAACTGCAGCCCTGAA is a window of Camelus ferus isolate YT-003-E chromosome 25, BCGSAC_Cfer_1.0, whole genome shotgun sequence DNA encoding:
- the ZFP41 gene encoding LOW QUALITY PROTEIN: zinc finger protein 41 homolog (The sequence of the model RefSeq protein was modified relative to this genomic sequence to represent the inferred CDS: inserted 3 bases in 2 codons) — protein: MERPTGKKEKTQTPQEEAGVQKGTPKEGRMSGKKRPNQRSTLAKKQSKEPSLSPDDEEHXFEAFDASFKDDLEGVPLSXPFQRKKPHECSECGRIFKHKTDHIRHQRVHTGEKPFQCTQCGKTFRHSSDVTKHQRIHTGEKPFKFGECGKAFNCRSNLLKHQKTHTGEKPYECKECGKTFAYSSCLIRHRKRRPWRKH